One stretch of Saccharopolyspora erythraea DNA includes these proteins:
- a CDS encoding FUSC family protein, which produces MSSVHRLREELSRRMRRLLRTGTPIVQCAVAAGLAWALAKNVIGHPQPFFAPIAAVISLGVSLGQRMRRALELVVGVSIGIGVGDILISVIGTGWWQIALVVALAMSTAVLLDSGGVIVLQAASSSVLVATLLPPATAGGLTRMIDAAVGGLVGFVVAALLPANPLTVAHRNGRVVLGALADALRGVAGAVAGLDTATASNVLAAARKSQRSVEEFRSALEAGHEIARFAPIRWRRRGDLERYETAATPIDRALRNTRVLARRALAALQDGEPVPRPLPGLLEELAGAVVLLRDELASGVEPLQARETARGVARRSTVELLGEGDFSMQVVVLQVRSIAVDLLQATGLSRTEAISALPPLHPREEQKED; this is translated from the coding sequence ATGTCCAGTGTGCATCGACTGCGCGAGGAGCTCAGCCGCCGAATGCGCCGCCTGCTGCGCACCGGGACGCCGATCGTGCAGTGCGCGGTGGCGGCCGGTCTGGCGTGGGCGCTGGCCAAGAACGTGATCGGACACCCGCAGCCGTTCTTCGCGCCGATCGCCGCGGTGATCTCGCTGGGCGTCTCGCTGGGTCAGCGGATGCGCCGGGCGCTGGAGCTGGTGGTCGGGGTGAGCATCGGCATCGGGGTCGGCGACATCCTGATCTCGGTGATCGGCACCGGCTGGTGGCAGATCGCCCTGGTGGTCGCGCTGGCGATGAGCACGGCGGTGCTGCTCGACAGCGGCGGCGTGATCGTGCTGCAGGCGGCGTCCTCGTCGGTGCTGGTCGCCACGCTGCTGCCGCCCGCGACGGCGGGCGGGCTGACCCGGATGATCGACGCGGCCGTCGGCGGCCTCGTCGGGTTCGTGGTGGCCGCGCTGCTGCCGGCCAACCCCCTCACGGTCGCCCACCGCAACGGACGGGTGGTGCTCGGCGCGCTGGCCGACGCGCTGCGCGGGGTCGCCGGTGCGGTGGCCGGGCTGGACACGGCGACCGCGTCCAACGTGCTGGCCGCGGCCCGCAAGAGCCAGCGTTCGGTGGAGGAGTTCCGCTCGGCGCTGGAGGCCGGGCACGAGATCGCCCGGTTCGCGCCGATCCGCTGGCGACGCCGTGGCGACCTGGAGCGCTACGAGACCGCGGCGACGCCGATCGACCGCGCGTTGCGCAACACGCGTGTGCTGGCAAGGCGGGCGCTCGCGGCGTTGCAGGACGGCGAGCCGGTGCCGCGGCCGCTGCCCGGTCTGCTGGAGGAGCTGGCGGGCGCGGTGGTGCTGCTGCGCGACGAGCTGGCGAGCGGCGTGGAACCGTTGCAGGCGCGGGAGACCGCCCGCGGGGTGGCGCGCAGGTCCACAGTGGAGCTGCTGGGTGAGGGCGACTTCTCGATGCAGGTGGTGGTCCTGCAGGTGCGGTCGATCGCGGTCGACCTGCTGCAGGCCACCGGGCTGAGCCGGACCGAGGCCATCTCCGCCCTGCCGCCGCTGCACCCGCGGGAGGAGCAGAAGGAGGACTGA
- the pyrE gene encoding orotate phosphoribosyltransferase translates to MEKVDEQQRKELAGLIEQLAVVHGRVVLSSGKVADYYIDLRRATLHHAASRLIGTLLRQLTADWDYAAVGGLTLGADPVATAMMHADGPVLDAFAVRKSAKTHGMQRRIEGPGVEGRRVLAVEDTSTTGGSVLTAVEVLREGGAHVVGVATVVDRDTGAREAIEEAGLPYRSLLGLADLGLR, encoded by the coding sequence GTGGAAAAGGTCGACGAACAGCAGCGCAAGGAACTGGCCGGGCTGATCGAGCAGCTCGCCGTCGTGCACGGCCGGGTCGTGCTCTCCTCCGGCAAGGTTGCCGACTACTACATCGACCTGCGCCGGGCGACGCTGCACCACGCGGCATCCCGCCTGATCGGCACCCTGCTGCGCCAGCTCACCGCTGACTGGGACTACGCCGCCGTCGGCGGGCTGACGCTTGGCGCCGACCCGGTCGCGACCGCGATGATGCACGCCGACGGCCCGGTGCTCGACGCCTTCGCCGTCCGCAAGAGCGCCAAGACCCACGGCATGCAGCGCCGCATCGAGGGGCCCGGCGTCGAGGGCAGGCGGGTCCTGGCCGTCGAGGACACCTCCACCACCGGCGGCAGCGTGCTGACCGCCGTCGAGGTCCTGCGGGAGGGCGGCGCGCACGTCGTCGGCGTGGCCACCGTCGTCGACCGCGACACCGGCGCCCGTGAGGCCATCGAGGAAGCCGGGCTGCCGTACCGTTCGCTGCTCGGGCTGGCCGACCTCGGCCTGCGCTGA
- the fbaA gene encoding class II fructose-bisphosphate aldolase — protein MPIATPEVYAEMLDRAKSGEFAYPAINVTSSETLNAALRGFAEAESDGIIQFSTGGAEFASGTKVKDMVTGATALAEFAHVVAAKYPVNIALHTDHCPKDKLDGFVRPLIEISQERVNRGENPLFQSHMWDGSAVELTENLEIAAELLDQAAKAKIVLEIEVGVVGGEEDGVANDINEKLYTAPGDFERTVDTLGVGEKGRYLLAATFGNVHGVYKPGNVKLRPEILKQGQEVASQKLGLDAGSKPFDLVFHGGSGSLLEEIHEAVSYGVIKMNIDTDTQYAFTRPIADHMFKNYDGVLKVDDEVGNKKTYDPRSYLKAAEQSMAARVANACETLKSAGRMLAG, from the coding sequence ATGCCCATCGCGACCCCCGAGGTCTACGCGGAGATGCTCGACCGGGCGAAGTCGGGCGAGTTCGCCTACCCGGCCATCAACGTGACTTCGTCGGAGACGCTCAACGCGGCGCTGCGCGGCTTCGCCGAGGCCGAGAGCGACGGCATCATCCAGTTCTCGACCGGTGGTGCCGAGTTCGCGTCCGGCACCAAGGTCAAGGACATGGTCACCGGTGCCACGGCGCTCGCCGAGTTCGCGCACGTGGTCGCCGCGAAGTACCCGGTCAACATCGCCCTGCACACCGACCACTGCCCGAAGGACAAGCTGGACGGCTTCGTCCGGCCGCTGATCGAGATCAGCCAGGAGCGGGTCAACCGGGGCGAGAACCCGCTGTTCCAGTCCCACATGTGGGACGGCTCCGCGGTCGAGCTGACCGAGAACCTGGAGATCGCCGCCGAGCTGCTCGACCAGGCGGCCAAGGCCAAGATCGTCCTGGAGATCGAGGTCGGCGTCGTCGGCGGCGAGGAGGACGGTGTCGCCAACGACATCAACGAGAAGCTCTACACCGCCCCCGGCGACTTCGAGCGCACCGTCGACACGCTCGGCGTCGGCGAGAAGGGCCGCTACCTGCTGGCGGCGACCTTCGGCAACGTCCACGGCGTCTACAAGCCGGGCAACGTCAAGCTGCGCCCGGAGATCCTGAAGCAGGGCCAGGAGGTCGCCTCGCAGAAGCTGGGGCTCGACGCCGGGTCCAAGCCGTTCGACCTGGTCTTCCACGGCGGTTCCGGCTCGCTGCTGGAGGAGATCCACGAGGCGGTCTCCTACGGTGTCATCAAGATGAACATCGACACCGACACCCAGTACGCCTTCACCCGCCCGATCGCGGACCACATGTTCAAGAACTACGACGGCGTGCTCAAGGTGGACGACGAGGTCGGCAACAAGAAGACCTACGACCCGCGCAGCTACCTCAAGGCCGCCGAGCAGTCGATGGCCGCCCGGGTCGCCAACGCCTGCGAGACCCTGAAGTCGGCAGGCCGGATGCTGGCCGGCTGA
- a CDS encoding DedA family protein: MTPELPALIDAASTSSLALLPDWLDPEHIIRSLGPFALIGVALIIFAECGLLVGFFLPGDSLLFVTGLFVATNAIQTPIWLTCLILTVCAFVGNVTGYWIGRKVGPALFNKPDSKLFKKEHVDKTHEFFERYGARAIILARFVPIVRTFITAVAGVGKMDQRKFFLYSAIGGVAWVVGMTLLGFFLGNIPWIKENLEAMAILIVLVSVLPIIIEYVRERRRKSKAAA, from the coding sequence GTGACGCCCGAATTGCCCGCGCTCATCGACGCCGCAAGCACGTCATCGCTCGCTCTGCTGCCGGACTGGCTCGATCCGGAGCACATCATCAGGTCGCTGGGCCCGTTCGCGCTGATCGGCGTTGCGCTGATCATCTTCGCCGAATGCGGCCTGCTGGTCGGGTTCTTCCTGCCCGGTGACTCGCTGCTGTTCGTCACCGGCCTGTTCGTCGCCACCAACGCGATCCAGACGCCGATCTGGCTCACCTGCCTGATCCTCACGGTGTGCGCGTTCGTGGGCAACGTGACGGGGTACTGGATCGGCCGCAAGGTCGGCCCGGCGCTGTTCAACAAACCCGACTCGAAGCTGTTCAAGAAGGAACACGTGGACAAGACCCACGAGTTCTTCGAGCGCTACGGGGCCCGCGCGATCATCCTGGCGCGGTTCGTGCCGATCGTGCGGACCTTCATCACCGCCGTCGCCGGTGTCGGCAAGATGGACCAGCGCAAGTTCTTCCTCTACTCCGCCATCGGCGGTGTCGCCTGGGTCGTCGGCATGACGCTGCTCGGCTTCTTCCTCGGCAACATCCCGTGGATCAAGGAGAACCTGGAGGCCATGGCGATCCTGATCGTGCTGGTCTCGGTCCTGCCGATCATCATCGAGTACGTCCGCGAGCGACGCCGCAAGTCCAAGGCAGCCGCCTGA
- a CDS encoding ROK family protein, protein MTSHAIAVDVGGTETKAALVAVEPDDARTLRQTRRRTPRGADGPSTAESVIDTVAEIVEELRDGADAIGVVVPGIVDEQRGMGVYSANLGWREEPLRDMLAARFDLPLAFGHDVRAGGLAEARFGAARGMRDVIVMPIGTGIAAALVFNGQIYSAGGHAGEIGHVDIGHGEPCPCGGTGCVEAVASSAAVARRYTARVGTPVDGAAAVADAVRAGDPHAAAVWQEAVDALAKGLVTLTAVLAPEGIVLGGGLAMAGRLLTDPLAARLDEMLLPFHRRPRLELAELGDTAGCLGAALLATEGLQR, encoded by the coding sequence GTGACCTCACATGCGATCGCCGTCGACGTCGGCGGTACCGAGACGAAGGCCGCGCTGGTGGCTGTCGAGCCCGACGACGCGCGGACGCTGCGGCAGACCCGGCGGCGGACCCCGCGCGGCGCCGACGGCCCTTCCACCGCCGAGAGCGTGATCGACACGGTCGCCGAGATCGTGGAGGAGCTGCGCGACGGCGCCGACGCCATCGGCGTCGTCGTGCCCGGCATCGTCGACGAGCAGCGGGGGATGGGCGTCTACTCGGCCAACCTGGGATGGCGGGAGGAGCCGTTGCGCGACATGCTGGCGGCCCGGTTCGACCTGCCGCTGGCCTTCGGCCACGACGTCCGGGCGGGCGGTCTGGCCGAGGCCCGCTTCGGCGCGGCGCGCGGCATGCGCGACGTGATCGTGATGCCCATCGGCACCGGCATCGCCGCCGCCCTGGTCTTCAACGGCCAGATCTACTCCGCGGGCGGGCACGCCGGCGAGATCGGCCACGTCGACATCGGGCACGGCGAGCCGTGCCCCTGCGGCGGCACCGGCTGCGTGGAGGCGGTCGCGTCCTCGGCCGCCGTCGCCCGCCGCTACACCGCGCGCGTCGGCACCCCGGTCGACGGAGCCGCCGCGGTCGCCGACGCCGTCCGCGCGGGCGACCCGCACGCCGCCGCGGTGTGGCAGGAGGCGGTCGACGCGCTGGCCAAGGGGCTGGTGACGCTGACGGCGGTGCTCGCGCCGGAGGGCATCGTGCTCGGCGGCGGGCTGGCGATGGCGGGCCGCCTGCTCACCGACCCGCTGGCCGCGCGGCTGGACGAGATGCTGCTGCCGTTCCACCGCAGGCCGCGGCTGGAACTGGCGGAACTGGGTGACACGGCAGGCTGCCTGGGCGCGGCGCTGCTGGCGACGGAAGGGTTGCAACGGTGA
- a CDS encoding YciI family protein — protein sequence MAKFVVELVYGEDRDHRLEVRPAHREYSKDLAARGVLLAGGPYADERGAMLVYEVADADELRRVLDADPYTEAGVIAETTVREWNAVTGSWVA from the coding sequence ATGGCGAAGTTCGTGGTCGAGCTGGTGTACGGCGAGGACCGGGACCACCGGCTGGAGGTGCGGCCCGCCCACCGCGAGTACTCGAAGGATCTCGCCGCGCGCGGTGTGCTGCTCGCCGGCGGGCCCTACGCCGACGAGCGCGGCGCGATGCTGGTCTACGAGGTCGCCGACGCCGACGAGCTGCGCCGGGTGCTCGACGCCGACCCCTACACCGAGGCGGGCGTGATCGCCGAGACGACCGTCCGGGAGTGGAACGCCGTCACCGGATCGTGGGTCGCCTGA
- the nagA gene encoding N-acetylglucosamine-6-phosphate deacetylase, whose product MNESPSLTLAGGRVVTPDGVLDDGWVRVSGSTIEDVGTGAVAGAMDLGGRWLVPGFVDIHCHGGGGGSFTGTEVDQALAAIDTHRAHGTTTMLASLVSAPLADLGKQIGALGELVTDGRIAGIHLEGPFLSSARCGAHDPAILRPPETHAVQQLLDAGQGTIRMITLAPELDNSVNAVRLLVDNGVIAAVGHTDAVLEQVVPAVDAGATVATHLFNGMRPLHHREPGPIGALLDDERVTVELICDLVHLHPGVVKLAAGHAGAGRTVLITDAISATAAGDGVYELGKLPVTVTDGEPRLADGSLAGSTLTMDVAFRNLVACGLPVTAAVAAASARPAALLGMSDRVGAIRPGLAADLVVLDDDLGLHRVMKDGRWVDA is encoded by the coding sequence GTGAACGAGTCCCCCTCGCTGACGCTCGCAGGCGGGCGCGTCGTCACCCCGGACGGGGTCCTCGACGACGGCTGGGTGCGGGTGTCGGGTTCGACGATCGAAGACGTCGGCACCGGTGCGGTGGCCGGCGCGATGGACCTGGGCGGGCGGTGGCTGGTGCCCGGCTTCGTCGACATCCACTGCCACGGCGGCGGGGGCGGTTCCTTCACCGGCACCGAGGTGGACCAGGCGCTGGCCGCCATCGACACCCACCGCGCGCACGGCACGACGACGATGCTGGCGAGCCTGGTGTCGGCGCCGCTGGCCGACCTGGGCAAGCAGATCGGCGCGCTCGGCGAGCTGGTCACCGACGGCAGGATCGCGGGCATCCACCTGGAGGGCCCGTTCCTGTCCTCCGCCCGCTGCGGCGCGCACGACCCGGCGATCCTGCGGCCGCCGGAGACCCACGCGGTCCAGCAGCTGCTCGACGCCGGCCAGGGGACGATCCGGATGATCACGCTGGCGCCGGAGCTGGACAACTCGGTCAACGCGGTCCGCCTGCTCGTCGACAACGGCGTGATCGCGGCCGTCGGGCACACCGACGCGGTGCTGGAGCAGGTCGTGCCTGCGGTGGACGCCGGTGCGACGGTGGCGACGCACCTGTTCAACGGGATGCGGCCGCTGCATCACCGCGAGCCGGGTCCGATCGGCGCCCTGCTCGACGACGAGCGGGTGACCGTGGAGCTCATCTGCGACCTCGTGCACCTGCACCCCGGCGTGGTCAAGCTCGCCGCCGGGCACGCCGGGGCGGGCCGAACGGTGCTGATCACCGACGCCATCAGCGCGACGGCGGCCGGTGACGGCGTCTACGAGCTGGGCAAGCTGCCGGTCACGGTCACCGACGGCGAGCCCCGGCTGGCCGACGGTTCGCTGGCCGGGAGCACCCTGACCATGGACGTCGCGTTCCGCAACCTCGTGGCGTGCGGGCTGCCGGTGACCGCCGCGGTCGCCGCCGCCTCCGCCCGCCCGGCCGCGCTGCTGGGCATGTCCGACCGGGTCGGTGCCATCCGGCCGGGGTTGGCCGCCGACCTGGTCGTGCTCGACGACGACCTCGGCCTGCACCGGGTGATGAAGGACGGGCGCTGGGTCGACGCGTGA
- a CDS encoding DUF3995 domain-containing protein, which yields MEISRNSPRAAAYGAATWGALFALVHAYWLFGGRLGLPAGLSVRGNLPLLIIDLVAIPLCAGAAVLALALVRDWGRRFPRRLLLAGAWGTAALLVVHSAPSVVDWAALLLGRLHLAELDAMAYFATVLYEPFFLAGGVLFGLAALGYQRTR from the coding sequence ATGGAAATCTCGAGGAACTCACCACGAGCCGCGGCGTACGGCGCGGCGACGTGGGGCGCGCTGTTCGCGCTCGTCCACGCCTACTGGCTGTTCGGCGGGCGGCTCGGCCTGCCCGCCGGGCTGTCGGTGCGGGGCAACCTGCCGCTGCTGATCATCGACCTCGTCGCGATCCCGCTGTGCGCGGGTGCGGCAGTGCTCGCGCTCGCCCTGGTGCGGGACTGGGGGCGCCGGTTCCCGCGTCGGCTGCTGCTGGCAGGCGCATGGGGCACCGCCGCGCTGCTCGTCGTGCACAGCGCGCCGTCGGTGGTCGACTGGGCGGCGCTGCTGCTGGGCCGGCTCCACCTGGCCGAGCTGGACGCGATGGCGTACTTCGCGACGGTGCTCTACGAGCCGTTCTTCCTCGCGGGCGGTGTCCTCTTCGGTCTCGCCGCGCTCGGGTACCAGCGGACCCGCTGA
- a CDS encoding SigE family RNA polymerase sigma factor, translating into MVGDSSGLGVERSVERTLGHLRALDTASAEAAERPLTLEDLYRQQRMRMVRLAILLVDDPATAEDVVQEAFTGLYRNWSGLRDAKAAIGYLRTAVVNGSRSVLRRRKTAREYQPPHQADARSAESLAMLTAEHQAVVAALAELPPRQREVLVLRYYGDLSEAEISEATGVSKGTVKSTASRALDALQRIMRSH; encoded by the coding sequence ATGGTCGGCGATTCTTCCGGACTCGGAGTCGAGCGGAGCGTCGAACGCACCCTGGGGCACCTGCGAGCGCTGGACACAGCCTCCGCCGAGGCCGCCGAGCGGCCGTTGACGCTGGAGGACCTCTACCGGCAGCAGCGGATGCGGATGGTCCGGCTGGCGATCCTGCTGGTCGACGATCCCGCCACGGCCGAGGATGTCGTTCAGGAGGCGTTCACCGGGCTCTACCGCAACTGGTCGGGCCTTCGCGATGCAAAGGCCGCCATCGGGTACCTGCGCACCGCCGTGGTCAACGGCAGCCGCTCGGTGCTGCGACGACGCAAGACCGCCCGCGAGTACCAGCCGCCGCACCAGGCCGACGCCAGGTCGGCGGAGTCGCTGGCGATGCTGACCGCCGAGCACCAGGCGGTCGTGGCCGCGCTGGCCGAGCTGCCACCTCGGCAGCGGGAGGTGCTCGTGCTGCGCTACTACGGCGACCTCTCCGAGGCCGAGATCTCCGAGGCCACCGGCGTGTCCAAGGGGACGGTGAAGTCGACCGCGAGCCGGGCGCTGGACGCCCTGCAGCGGATCATGCGATCGCACTGA
- a CDS encoding HNH endonuclease family protein, translating into MTLHRSLRATLLALPLAGALTAGLAVPAGATPPAIPDASTAKSWLAELTVAPEGSMDGYDREKFPHWSEGAENCDTREAVLKRDGENVQTGSDCYPTSGTWNSPYDGGSWTKPSDVDIDHVVPLAAAWRSGAAQWTQQQREAFANDLESPQLIAVTDNINQEKGDQTPDQWMPSKTDYHCTYASMWVASKHKYELTITDAEKGALNTALGTC; encoded by the coding sequence ATGACACTCCACCGATCGCTGCGCGCCACGTTGCTCGCCCTGCCCCTCGCCGGTGCCCTCACCGCCGGGCTGGCCGTTCCGGCCGGGGCGACGCCGCCCGCCATCCCGGACGCCTCCACCGCCAAGAGCTGGCTCGCCGAGCTGACCGTGGCCCCCGAGGGCTCCATGGACGGCTACGACCGCGAGAAGTTCCCGCACTGGAGCGAGGGCGCCGAGAACTGCGACACCCGCGAGGCCGTGCTCAAGCGCGACGGCGAGAACGTCCAGACCGGCTCCGACTGCTACCCCACCTCCGGCACCTGGAACAGCCCCTACGACGGCGGCAGCTGGACCAAGCCCAGCGACGTCGACATCGACCACGTCGTCCCGCTGGCCGCCGCCTGGCGCTCCGGCGCCGCCCAGTGGACCCAGCAGCAGCGCGAAGCCTTCGCCAACGACCTCGAAAGCCCGCAGCTGATCGCCGTCACCGACAACATCAACCAGGAGAAGGGCGACCAGACGCCCGACCAGTGGATGCCGTCCAAGACCGACTACCACTGCACCTACGCCTCGATGTGGGTGGCCTCCAAGCACAAGTACGAGCTCACCATCACCGACGCCGAGAAGGGCGCCCTCAACACCGCCCTCGGCACCTGCTGA
- a CDS encoding DUF3151 domain-containing protein: MTHGNLLEPPATLLPENEPARAELAAGTDAAEVAAHHPAFSAAWARLGELALESGETVAAYAYARTGYHRGLDALRRSGWKGFGPVPWSHVPNQGVLRAIAVLAKAAKQIGEDDEYDRCRQLLADSDPASLEATGLA; the protein is encoded by the coding sequence ATGACGCACGGGAACCTGCTGGAACCGCCGGCCACGCTGCTGCCGGAGAACGAGCCGGCGCGGGCCGAGCTCGCCGCCGGCACCGACGCCGCCGAGGTCGCCGCCCACCACCCCGCCTTCAGCGCCGCGTGGGCGCGGCTCGGTGAGCTGGCTCTGGAGTCCGGCGAGACCGTCGCCGCCTACGCCTACGCGCGCACCGGCTACCACCGCGGCCTGGACGCGCTGCGCAGGTCCGGCTGGAAGGGCTTCGGCCCGGTGCCGTGGAGCCACGTGCCGAACCAGGGCGTGCTGCGCGCCATCGCGGTGCTGGCCAAGGCCGCCAAGCAGATCGGCGAGGACGACGAGTACGACCGCTGCCGCCAGCTGCTCGCCGACAGCGACCCGGCCTCGCTGGAGGCGACCGGCCTGGCCTGA
- a CDS encoding adenylosuccinate synthase, producing MPAIVLIGAQWGDEGKGKATDLLGEQAQWVVRYQGGNNAGHTVVLPDGQDFALHLIPSGILTPGVTNVIGNGVVVDPGVLLEELAGLEARDIDTTRLLISADAHLIMPYHVAIDRVTERYLGKKQIGTTGRGIGPCYQDKIARVGVRVQDVLDEKILRQKVEAALDIKNQILVKVYNRRGLDVDEVVDTVLGQAEKFAGRIADTKLLINQALDRGETVLLEGSQGTLLDVDHGTYPFVTSSNPTSGGACAGSGIGPTRINGVVGILKAYTTRVGAGPFPTELTDDAGENLRKAGGEFGVTTGRSRRTGWFDAVIARYATRVNGITDYFLTKLDVLTGLQTIPVCVAYDVDGERVTEMPMTQTGVHHAVPVYEELPGWWEDVSGARGFEDLPANAQAYVKRLEELSGARISAIGVGPGRDQTIVRHTMA from the coding sequence ATGCCGGCGATCGTGCTGATCGGAGCCCAGTGGGGCGACGAGGGCAAGGGCAAGGCGACCGACCTGCTCGGCGAGCAGGCGCAGTGGGTCGTGCGCTACCAGGGCGGCAACAACGCCGGTCACACCGTGGTGCTTCCGGACGGGCAGGACTTCGCGCTGCACCTCATCCCGTCGGGAATCCTCACCCCCGGTGTGACGAACGTGATCGGCAACGGCGTCGTGGTCGACCCCGGGGTGCTGCTGGAGGAGCTGGCCGGGCTGGAGGCCCGCGACATCGACACCACCAGGCTGCTCATCTCCGCCGACGCGCACCTGATCATGCCCTACCACGTGGCCATCGACCGGGTCACCGAGCGCTACCTGGGCAAGAAGCAGATCGGCACCACCGGCCGCGGCATCGGGCCGTGCTACCAGGACAAGATCGCGCGGGTCGGCGTCCGGGTGCAGGACGTGCTCGACGAGAAGATCCTGCGGCAGAAGGTCGAGGCCGCCCTCGACATCAAGAACCAGATCCTGGTCAAGGTCTACAACCGGCGCGGGCTGGACGTCGACGAGGTCGTGGACACCGTGCTCGGCCAGGCCGAGAAGTTCGCGGGCCGGATCGCCGACACCAAGCTGCTGATCAACCAGGCACTGGACCGCGGTGAGACGGTGCTGCTGGAGGGCTCGCAGGGCACCCTGCTCGACGTCGACCACGGCACCTACCCGTTCGTCACCTCCTCCAACCCGACCTCGGGCGGTGCGTGCGCCGGTTCCGGCATCGGGCCGACCAGGATCAACGGCGTGGTCGGCATCCTCAAGGCCTACACCACCCGCGTCGGTGCCGGTCCGTTCCCGACCGAGCTGACCGACGACGCCGGGGAGAACCTGCGCAAGGCGGGCGGCGAGTTCGGCGTCACGACCGGGCGCTCACGCCGCACCGGCTGGTTCGACGCCGTCATCGCGCGCTACGCGACCCGCGTCAACGGCATCACCGACTACTTCCTCACCAAGCTCGACGTGCTCACCGGGCTCCAGACCATCCCGGTCTGCGTGGCCTACGACGTCGACGGCGAGCGCGTGACCGAGATGCCGATGACCCAGACCGGCGTGCACCACGCGGTCCCGGTCTACGAGGAGCTGCCGGGCTGGTGGGAGGACGTCAGCGGCGCCCGCGGCTTCGAGGACCTGCCCGCCAACGCCCAGGCTTACGTGAAGCGGCTGGAGGAGCTTTCCGGCGCGCGGATCTCGGCGATCGGCGTCGGCCCGGGCCGCGACCAGACCATCGTGCGACACACGATGGCGTGA
- a CDS encoding TrmH family RNA methyltransferase, producing MDEQEPGPTEWGTTVGVGPWEGRWPDDERYDPELLAHGDRRNVVDDYRYWRREAIVADLDRRRHGFHVAIENFQHDHNIGTVVRTANAFAARAVHIVGRRRWNRRGAMVTDRYQHVHHHPDLEALRAYAREHSLALVAVDNTRGSRPIERTALPERCVLLFGQEGPGLRDESREGADLVVSIAQFGSTRSINAGVAAGIVMHTWIEQHADLATAW from the coding sequence GTGGACGAGCAGGAGCCGGGCCCCACCGAGTGGGGCACCACCGTCGGCGTCGGCCCCTGGGAAGGCCGGTGGCCCGACGACGAGCGCTACGACCCTGAGCTGCTCGCGCACGGCGACCGCCGCAACGTCGTCGACGACTACCGGTACTGGCGGCGCGAGGCGATCGTGGCCGACCTGGACCGGCGCAGGCACGGCTTCCACGTGGCGATCGAGAACTTCCAGCACGACCACAACATCGGCACGGTCGTGCGCACCGCCAACGCCTTCGCCGCGCGCGCGGTGCACATCGTCGGGCGCAGGCGGTGGAACCGGCGCGGCGCGATGGTGACCGACCGCTACCAGCACGTGCACCACCACCCCGACCTGGAGGCGCTGCGCGCCTACGCGCGCGAGCACTCACTCGCGCTGGTCGCCGTGGACAACACCCGGGGCTCGCGACCGATCGAGCGCACCGCGCTGCCCGAGCGCTGCGTGCTGCTGTTCGGCCAGGAGGGCCCGGGGCTGCGGGACGAGTCGCGGGAGGGCGCGGACCTGGTGGTGTCGATCGCCCAGTTCGGCTCGACCCGCTCGATTAACGCCGGTGTGGCCGCGGGGATCGTCATGCACACCTGGATCGAGCAGCACGCCGACCTGGCCACCGCCTGGTAG
- a CDS encoding SDR family NAD(P)-dependent oxidoreductase gives MPTALVTGATSGIGNAFARRLAAEGFDLVIVARDAERLTALAERLSARHGIHVEVLPADLTDAGQLATVEKRVGSTDQPVELLVNNAGFGTSGTFWDTPAEKFQTQLDLNVAAVLRLTHAAVRVMRERGRGDVVNVSSVAGFFAVSGSTYAASKAWVTAFSEGLAVPLTGTGVRIMALCPGFTRTEFHERAGLSMSGMPKAFWLDTHTVVHEALADLRAGRTVSIPGIQYKALVAVGRLIPRSLQRRIVTRAAPDRT, from the coding sequence ATGCCGACCGCACTCGTCACCGGTGCCACCTCGGGCATCGGCAACGCATTCGCCCGCAGGCTCGCCGCGGAGGGCTTCGACCTGGTCATCGTGGCCAGGGACGCCGAAAGGCTGACCGCGCTCGCCGAGCGGCTGAGCGCCCGGCACGGCATCCACGTCGAGGTGCTGCCCGCGGACCTGACCGACGCCGGTCAGCTCGCCACCGTCGAGAAGCGCGTCGGCTCCACCGACCAGCCGGTCGAGCTGCTGGTCAACAACGCCGGGTTCGGCACCTCCGGGACGTTCTGGGACACCCCGGCCGAGAAGTTCCAGACCCAGCTCGACCTCAACGTCGCCGCCGTGCTGCGGCTGACCCACGCCGCCGTCCGCGTGATGCGCGAACGCGGACGGGGTGACGTGGTCAACGTGTCGAGCGTCGCCGGCTTCTTCGCGGTGTCCGGCTCGACCTACGCGGCCTCGAAGGCGTGGGTCACCGCGTTCTCCGAGGGCCTCGCGGTGCCGCTGACCGGAACCGGGGTGCGGATCATGGCGCTGTGCCCGGGGTTCACCCGCACCGAGTTCCACGAGCGCGCGGGTCTGTCGATGAGCGGGATGCCCAAGGCGTTCTGGCTGGACACCCACACCGTCGTCCACGAGGCGCTGGCCGACCTGCGCGCGGGCCGGACCGTGTCGATCCCCGGCATCCAGTACAAGGCGCTGGTCGCGGTCGGGCGGCTGATCCCGCGCTCGCTCCAGCGGCGCATCGTCACCCGAGCGGCGCCTGACCGCACCTGA